A DNA window from Bos indicus x Bos taurus breed Angus x Brahman F1 hybrid chromosome 16, Bos_hybrid_MaternalHap_v2.0, whole genome shotgun sequence contains the following coding sequences:
- the FH gene encoding fumarate hydratase, mitochondrial isoform X2, producing the protein MQDRLVSLEVPRPHLIPVIKAFGILKRAAAEVNQDYGLDPKIANAIMKAADEVAEGKLNDHFPLVVWQTGSGTQTNMNVNEVISNRAIEILGGELGSKKPVHPNDHVNKSQSSNDTFPTAMHIAAAIEVHEVLLPGLQKLHDALEAKSKEFDQIIKIGRTHTQDAVPLTLGQEFSGYVQQVKYATTRIKAAMPRIYELAAGGTAVGTGLNTRIGFAEKVAAKVAVLTGLPFVTAPNKFEALAAHDALVELSGAMNTTACSLMKIANDIRFLGSGPRSGLGELILPENEPGSSIMPGKVNPTQCEAMTMVAAQVMGNHVAVTVGGSNGHFELNVFKPMMIKNVLHSARLLGDASVSFTENCVVGIQANTERISKLMNESLMLVTALNPHIGYDKAAKIAKTAHKNGSTLKATAIELGYLTAEQFDEWVKPKDMLGPK; encoded by the exons atcCCAGTTATTAAAGCATTTGGCATCTTGAAGCGAGCAGCTGCTGAAGTAAACCAGGATTATGGTCTTGATCCAAAGATTGCTAATGCAATAATGAAGGCAGCAGATGAG GTAGCTGAAGGTAAATTAAATGATCATTTTCCACTTGTGGTATGGCAGACTGGATCAGGAACCCAGACAAATATGAATGTAAATGAAGTCATTAGCAATCGAGCAATTGAAATTCTGGGAGGTGAACTTGGCAGCAAGAAACCTGTACATCCCAACGATCATGTTAATAAAAGCCAG AGCTCAAATGATACTTTTCCCACAGCAATGCACATTGCTGCTGCAATAGAAGTTCATGAAGTGCTGCTCCCAGGACTACAGAAGCTGCATGATGCTCTGGAAGCAAAATCCAAAGAGTTTGACCAGATCATCAAAATTGGGCGTACTCATACACAGGATGCTGTTCCACTTACTCTTGGGCAG gaaTTTAGCGGTTATGTTCAACAAGTGAAATATGCAACAACAAGAATAAAAGCTGCCATGCCAAGAATTTATGAGCTCGCTGCTGGGGGCACTGCTGTTGGCACTGGTTTAAATACTAGAattggctttgcagaaaaggtTGCTGCAAAAGTGGCTGTGCTCACAG gcTTACCTTTTGTCACAGCTCCAAATAAGTTTGAAGCTCTGGCTGCTCATGATGCTTTGGTTGAACTCAGTGGAGCCATGAATACTACTGCTTGCAGTCTGATGAAGATCGCaaatgatattcgttttctgggTTCTGGTCCTCGCTCAGGACTGGGAGAACTAATTTTGCCTGAAAATGAACCAGGAAGCAGTATCATGCCAG GAAAGGTGAACCCCACCCAGTGTGAAGCAATGACCATGGTTGCAGCCCAAGTCATGGGGAATCATGTCGCTGTTACCGTTGGAGGCAGCAATGGACATTTTGAGTTGAATGTTTTCAAGCCAATGATG atTAAAAATGTGTTACACTCAGCCCGACTGCTGGGGGATGCATCAGTTTCCTTCACAGAAAACTGCGTGGTGGGAATCCAGGCCAACACAGAAAGGATTAGCAAGCTGATGAATGAGTCCCTAATGTTGGTGACAGCTCTTAATCCTCACATAG ggTATGACAAAGCCGCCAAGATCGCCAAGACTGCACACAAAAATGGATCAACCTTAAAGGCAACTGCTATTGAACTTGGCTATCTCACTGCAGAGCAGTTTGATGAGTGGGTAAAACCGAAGGACATGCTTGGTCCAAAgtga
- the FH gene encoding fumarate hydratase, mitochondrial isoform X3 yields the protein MNFKIGGMTERMPIPVIKAFGILKRAAAEVNQDYGLDPKIANAIMKAADEVAEGKLNDHFPLVVWQTGSGTQTNMNVNEVISNRAIEILGGELGSKKPVHPNDHVNKSQSSNDTFPTAMHIAAAIEVHEVLLPGLQKLHDALEAKSKEFDQIIKIGRTHTQDAVPLTLGQEFSGYVQQVKYATTRIKAAMPRIYELAAGGTAVGTGLNTRIGFAEKVAAKVAVLTGLPFVTAPNKFEALAAHDALVELSGAMNTTACSLMKIANDIRFLGSGPRSGLGELILPENEPGSSIMPGKVNPTQCEAMTMVAAQVMGNHVAVTVGGSNGHFELNVFKPMMIKNVLHSARLLGDASVSFTENCVVGIQANTERISKLMNESLMLVTALNPHIGYDKAAKIAKTAHKNGSTLKATAIELGYLTAEQFDEWVKPKDMLGPK from the exons atcCCAGTTATTAAAGCATTTGGCATCTTGAAGCGAGCAGCTGCTGAAGTAAACCAGGATTATGGTCTTGATCCAAAGATTGCTAATGCAATAATGAAGGCAGCAGATGAG GTAGCTGAAGGTAAATTAAATGATCATTTTCCACTTGTGGTATGGCAGACTGGATCAGGAACCCAGACAAATATGAATGTAAATGAAGTCATTAGCAATCGAGCAATTGAAATTCTGGGAGGTGAACTTGGCAGCAAGAAACCTGTACATCCCAACGATCATGTTAATAAAAGCCAG AGCTCAAATGATACTTTTCCCACAGCAATGCACATTGCTGCTGCAATAGAAGTTCATGAAGTGCTGCTCCCAGGACTACAGAAGCTGCATGATGCTCTGGAAGCAAAATCCAAAGAGTTTGACCAGATCATCAAAATTGGGCGTACTCATACACAGGATGCTGTTCCACTTACTCTTGGGCAG gaaTTTAGCGGTTATGTTCAACAAGTGAAATATGCAACAACAAGAATAAAAGCTGCCATGCCAAGAATTTATGAGCTCGCTGCTGGGGGCACTGCTGTTGGCACTGGTTTAAATACTAGAattggctttgcagaaaaggtTGCTGCAAAAGTGGCTGTGCTCACAG gcTTACCTTTTGTCACAGCTCCAAATAAGTTTGAAGCTCTGGCTGCTCATGATGCTTTGGTTGAACTCAGTGGAGCCATGAATACTACTGCTTGCAGTCTGATGAAGATCGCaaatgatattcgttttctgggTTCTGGTCCTCGCTCAGGACTGGGAGAACTAATTTTGCCTGAAAATGAACCAGGAAGCAGTATCATGCCAG GAAAGGTGAACCCCACCCAGTGTGAAGCAATGACCATGGTTGCAGCCCAAGTCATGGGGAATCATGTCGCTGTTACCGTTGGAGGCAGCAATGGACATTTTGAGTTGAATGTTTTCAAGCCAATGATG atTAAAAATGTGTTACACTCAGCCCGACTGCTGGGGGATGCATCAGTTTCCTTCACAGAAAACTGCGTGGTGGGAATCCAGGCCAACACAGAAAGGATTAGCAAGCTGATGAATGAGTCCCTAATGTTGGTGACAGCTCTTAATCCTCACATAG ggTATGACAAAGCCGCCAAGATCGCCAAGACTGCACACAAAAATGGATCAACCTTAAAGGCAACTGCTATTGAACTTGGCTATCTCACTGCAGAGCAGTTTGATGAGTGGGTAAAACCGAAGGACATGCTTGGTCCAAAgtga